A stretch of the Orcinus orca chromosome 1, mOrcOrc1.1, whole genome shotgun sequence genome encodes the following:
- the ACOT11 gene encoding acyl-coenzyme A thioesterase 11 isoform X2 codes for MRRLPQSLFWKKTGNRLEGVFRRLTDAPALLGLASVFSNRASRKSASRTENNMAEDEGYRNPTEVQMSQLVLPCHTNQRGELSVGQLLKWIDTTACLSAERHAGCPCVTASMDDIYFEHTISVGQVVNIKAKVNRAFNSSMEVGIQVASEDLCSDKQWSVCKALATFVAHREVSKVKLKQITPRTEEEKTEHSVAAERRRMRLVYTDTIKDLLANCVIQDDLESRDCSRMVPAEKTRVESVELVLPPHANHQGNTFGGQIMAWMENVATIAARRLCHAHPTLKAIEMFHFRGPSQVGDRLVLKAIVNNAFKNSMEVGVCVEAYRQEAETQRRHINSAFMTFVVLDADNQPQMLPWIRPQPGDGERRYREASARKKIRLDRKYIVSCKQAEMPLSVPWDPSNQVYLSYNNVSSLKMLVARDNWVLSSETSQVRLYTLEEDKFLSFHMEMLVNVDAAHAFLLLSDLRRRPEWDKHYRSVELVQQVDEDDAIYHIISPALGGDPKPQDFVILASRRKPCDNRDPYVIAMRSVTLPTHLETSEHRRGETICSGFCFWHEGDQWTKVSYYNQATPGFLKYVTTNVTGLSSAFYTTFKACEQFLLDNRNDLAPSLQTL; via the exons ATGCGCAGGCTACCTCAGAGCCTTTTCTGGAAGAAGACAGGGAATAGACTTGAAGGGGTGTTTAGGAGGTTGACAGATGCTCCTGCCTTGCTG GGCCTGGCCTCCGTGTTCTCCAACCGTGCATCCCGGAAGTCGGCCTCACGCACTGAGAACAACATGGCAGAGGACGAGGGCTACCGGAACCCCACGGAGGTGCAGATGAGCCAGCTGGTGCTGCCCTGCCACACCAACCAGCGTGGCGAGCTGAGCGTCGGACAGCTGCTCAAATGGATTGACACCACCGCCTGCCTGTCCG CGGAGAGGCATGCTGGCTGCCCCTGCGTCACAGCCTCCATGGACGATATCTATTTTGAGCACACCATTAG TGTTGGACAAGTGGTGAATATCAAGGCCAAGGTGAACCGGGCCTTCAACTCCAGTATGGAG GTGGGCATCCAGGTGGCCTCCGAGGACCTGTGCTCTGACAAGCAGTGGAGCGTGTGCAAGGCCTTGGCCACCTTTGTGGCCCACCGGGAGGTCTCCAAG GTGAAGCTGAAGCAGATCACGCCGCGGACCGAGGAGGAGAAGACAGAGCACAGCGTGGCAGCCGAGCGCCGGCGCATGCGGCTGGTCTACACAGACACCATCAAGGACCTCCTGGCCAACTGCGTCATTCAGGATG ACCTGGAGAGCAGAGACTGTAGTCGCATGGTGCCAGCCGAGAAGACCCGAGTGGAGAGTGTGGAGCTGGTCCTGCCCCCACACGCCAATCACCAGGGCAATACTTTCGGGGGCCAGATCATGGCCTGGATGGAGAACGTGGCCACCATTGCAGCCAG GCGGCTGTGCCATGCCCACCCTACGCTGAAGGCCATTGAGATGTTCCACTTCCGGGGCCCGTCCCAGGTTGGGGACCGTCTGGTGCTGAAGGCCATTGTGAACAACGCTTTCAAGAACAG CATGGAGGTGGGCGTGTGTGTGGAGGCCTACCGCCAGGAGGCCGAGACCCAGCGGCGGCACATCAACAGCGCCTTCATGACCTTTGTGGTCCTCGATGCAGATAACCAGCCTCAGATGCTGCCCTGGATTCGGCCCCAGCCTGGG GATGGCGAGCGGCGGTACCGAGAGGCCAGTGCCAGGAAGAAGATTCGCCTGGACAGGAAA TACATTGTGTCCTGTAAGCAGGCGGAGATGCCCCTCTCTGTCCCCTGGGACCCTAGCAACCAG GTGTACCTCAGCTACAACAATGTCTCCTCCCTGAAGATGCTCGTGGCCAGGGACAACTGGGTGCTGTCCTCAGAGACCAGCCAG GTCCGCCTGTACACTCTAGAGGAGGACAAGTTCCTCTCCTTCCACATGGAGATGCTGGTGAACGTGGACGCCGCCCATGCCTTCCTGCTCCTCTCAGACCTCCGTCGGAGGCCCGAATGGGACAAGCACTACCG GAGCGTGGAGCTAGTGCAGCAGGTGGACGAGGATGATGCCATCTACCACATCATCAGCCCCGCCCTCGGTGGTGACCCCAAGCCCCAGGATTTTGTGATCCTGGCCTCTCGGCGGAAGCCTTGTGACAACAG GGACCCCTATGTCATTGCGATGAGGTCAGTTACGCTGCCCACGCACCTCGAGACCTCGGAGCACAGGCGTGGGGAGACCATCTGCTCAGGCTTCTGCTTCTGGCACGAGGGGGATCAGTGGACCAAG GTGTCCTACTATAACCAGGCCACCCCAGGCTTTCTCAAGTACGTGACCACCAACGTGACTGGCCTCTCGTCTGCGTTCTACACCACCTTCAAGGCTTGTGAGCAGTTCCTCCTGGACAACCGCAACGATCTGGCCCCCAGCCTCCAGACCCTCTAG
- the ACOT11 gene encoding acyl-coenzyme A thioesterase 11 isoform X4: MTAATWETQGLASVFSNRASRKSASRTENNMAEDEGYRNPTEVQMSQLVLPCHTNQRGELSVGQLLKWIDTTACLSAERHAGCPCVTASMDDIYFEHTISVGQVVNIKAKVNRAFNSSMEVGIQVASEDLCSDKQWSVCKALATFVAHREVSKVKLKQITPRTEEEKTEHSVAAERRRMRLVYTDTIKDLLANCVIQDDLESRDCSRMVPAEKTRVESVELVLPPHANHQGNTFGGQIMAWMENVATIAARRLCHAHPTLKAIEMFHFRGPSQVGDRLVLKAIVNNAFKNSMEVGVCVEAYRQEAETQRRHINSAFMTFVVLDADNQPQMLPWIRPQPGDGERRYREASARKKIRLDRKYIVSCKQAEMPLSVPWDPSNQVYLSYNNVSSLKMLVARDNWVLSSETSQVRLYTLEEDKFLSFHMEMLVNVDAAHAFLLLSDLRRRPEWDKHYRSVELVQQVDEDDAIYHIISPALGGDPKPQDFVILASRRKPCDNRDPYVIAMRSVTLPTHLETSEHRRGETICSGFCFWHEGDQWTKVSYYNQATPGFLKYVTTNVTGLSSAFYTTFKACEQFLLDNRNDLAPSLQTL; this comes from the exons GGCCTGGCCTCCGTGTTCTCCAACCGTGCATCCCGGAAGTCGGCCTCACGCACTGAGAACAACATGGCAGAGGACGAGGGCTACCGGAACCCCACGGAGGTGCAGATGAGCCAGCTGGTGCTGCCCTGCCACACCAACCAGCGTGGCGAGCTGAGCGTCGGACAGCTGCTCAAATGGATTGACACCACCGCCTGCCTGTCCG CGGAGAGGCATGCTGGCTGCCCCTGCGTCACAGCCTCCATGGACGATATCTATTTTGAGCACACCATTAG TGTTGGACAAGTGGTGAATATCAAGGCCAAGGTGAACCGGGCCTTCAACTCCAGTATGGAG GTGGGCATCCAGGTGGCCTCCGAGGACCTGTGCTCTGACAAGCAGTGGAGCGTGTGCAAGGCCTTGGCCACCTTTGTGGCCCACCGGGAGGTCTCCAAG GTGAAGCTGAAGCAGATCACGCCGCGGACCGAGGAGGAGAAGACAGAGCACAGCGTGGCAGCCGAGCGCCGGCGCATGCGGCTGGTCTACACAGACACCATCAAGGACCTCCTGGCCAACTGCGTCATTCAGGATG ACCTGGAGAGCAGAGACTGTAGTCGCATGGTGCCAGCCGAGAAGACCCGAGTGGAGAGTGTGGAGCTGGTCCTGCCCCCACACGCCAATCACCAGGGCAATACTTTCGGGGGCCAGATCATGGCCTGGATGGAGAACGTGGCCACCATTGCAGCCAG GCGGCTGTGCCATGCCCACCCTACGCTGAAGGCCATTGAGATGTTCCACTTCCGGGGCCCGTCCCAGGTTGGGGACCGTCTGGTGCTGAAGGCCATTGTGAACAACGCTTTCAAGAACAG CATGGAGGTGGGCGTGTGTGTGGAGGCCTACCGCCAGGAGGCCGAGACCCAGCGGCGGCACATCAACAGCGCCTTCATGACCTTTGTGGTCCTCGATGCAGATAACCAGCCTCAGATGCTGCCCTGGATTCGGCCCCAGCCTGGG GATGGCGAGCGGCGGTACCGAGAGGCCAGTGCCAGGAAGAAGATTCGCCTGGACAGGAAA TACATTGTGTCCTGTAAGCAGGCGGAGATGCCCCTCTCTGTCCCCTGGGACCCTAGCAACCAG GTGTACCTCAGCTACAACAATGTCTCCTCCCTGAAGATGCTCGTGGCCAGGGACAACTGGGTGCTGTCCTCAGAGACCAGCCAG GTCCGCCTGTACACTCTAGAGGAGGACAAGTTCCTCTCCTTCCACATGGAGATGCTGGTGAACGTGGACGCCGCCCATGCCTTCCTGCTCCTCTCAGACCTCCGTCGGAGGCCCGAATGGGACAAGCACTACCG GAGCGTGGAGCTAGTGCAGCAGGTGGACGAGGATGATGCCATCTACCACATCATCAGCCCCGCCCTCGGTGGTGACCCCAAGCCCCAGGATTTTGTGATCCTGGCCTCTCGGCGGAAGCCTTGTGACAACAG GGACCCCTATGTCATTGCGATGAGGTCAGTTACGCTGCCCACGCACCTCGAGACCTCGGAGCACAGGCGTGGGGAGACCATCTGCTCAGGCTTCTGCTTCTGGCACGAGGGGGATCAGTGGACCAAG GTGTCCTACTATAACCAGGCCACCCCAGGCTTTCTCAAGTACGTGACCACCAACGTGACTGGCCTCTCGTCTGCGTTCTACACCACCTTCAAGGCTTGTGAGCAGTTCCTCCTGGACAACCGCAACGATCTGGCCCCCAGCCTCCAGACCCTCTAG
- the ACOT11 gene encoding acyl-coenzyme A thioesterase 11 isoform X3, giving the protein MIQNVGNHLRRGLASVFSNRASRKSASRTENNMAEDEGYRNPTEVQMSQLVLPCHTNQRGELSVGQLLKWIDTTACLSAERHAGCPCVTASMDDIYFEHTISVGQVVNIKAKVNRAFNSSMEVGIQVASEDLCSDKQWSVCKALATFVAHREVSKVKLKQITPRTEEEKTEHSVAAERRRMRLVYTDTIKDLLANCVIQDDLESRDCSRMVPAEKTRVESVELVLPPHANHQGNTFGGQIMAWMENVATIAARRLCHAHPTLKAIEMFHFRGPSQVGDRLVLKAIVNNAFKNSMEVGVCVEAYRQEAETQRRHINSAFMTFVVLDADNQPQMLPWIRPQPGDGERRYREASARKKIRLDRKYIVSCKQAEMPLSVPWDPSNQVYLSYNNVSSLKMLVARDNWVLSSETSQVRLYTLEEDKFLSFHMEMLVNVDAAHAFLLLSDLRRRPEWDKHYRSVELVQQVDEDDAIYHIISPALGGDPKPQDFVILASRRKPCDNRDPYVIAMRSVTLPTHLETSEHRRGETICSGFCFWHEGDQWTKVSYYNQATPGFLKYVTTNVTGLSSAFYTTFKACEQFLLDNRNDLAPSLQTL; this is encoded by the exons GGCCTGGCCTCCGTGTTCTCCAACCGTGCATCCCGGAAGTCGGCCTCACGCACTGAGAACAACATGGCAGAGGACGAGGGCTACCGGAACCCCACGGAGGTGCAGATGAGCCAGCTGGTGCTGCCCTGCCACACCAACCAGCGTGGCGAGCTGAGCGTCGGACAGCTGCTCAAATGGATTGACACCACCGCCTGCCTGTCCG CGGAGAGGCATGCTGGCTGCCCCTGCGTCACAGCCTCCATGGACGATATCTATTTTGAGCACACCATTAG TGTTGGACAAGTGGTGAATATCAAGGCCAAGGTGAACCGGGCCTTCAACTCCAGTATGGAG GTGGGCATCCAGGTGGCCTCCGAGGACCTGTGCTCTGACAAGCAGTGGAGCGTGTGCAAGGCCTTGGCCACCTTTGTGGCCCACCGGGAGGTCTCCAAG GTGAAGCTGAAGCAGATCACGCCGCGGACCGAGGAGGAGAAGACAGAGCACAGCGTGGCAGCCGAGCGCCGGCGCATGCGGCTGGTCTACACAGACACCATCAAGGACCTCCTGGCCAACTGCGTCATTCAGGATG ACCTGGAGAGCAGAGACTGTAGTCGCATGGTGCCAGCCGAGAAGACCCGAGTGGAGAGTGTGGAGCTGGTCCTGCCCCCACACGCCAATCACCAGGGCAATACTTTCGGGGGCCAGATCATGGCCTGGATGGAGAACGTGGCCACCATTGCAGCCAG GCGGCTGTGCCATGCCCACCCTACGCTGAAGGCCATTGAGATGTTCCACTTCCGGGGCCCGTCCCAGGTTGGGGACCGTCTGGTGCTGAAGGCCATTGTGAACAACGCTTTCAAGAACAG CATGGAGGTGGGCGTGTGTGTGGAGGCCTACCGCCAGGAGGCCGAGACCCAGCGGCGGCACATCAACAGCGCCTTCATGACCTTTGTGGTCCTCGATGCAGATAACCAGCCTCAGATGCTGCCCTGGATTCGGCCCCAGCCTGGG GATGGCGAGCGGCGGTACCGAGAGGCCAGTGCCAGGAAGAAGATTCGCCTGGACAGGAAA TACATTGTGTCCTGTAAGCAGGCGGAGATGCCCCTCTCTGTCCCCTGGGACCCTAGCAACCAG GTGTACCTCAGCTACAACAATGTCTCCTCCCTGAAGATGCTCGTGGCCAGGGACAACTGGGTGCTGTCCTCAGAGACCAGCCAG GTCCGCCTGTACACTCTAGAGGAGGACAAGTTCCTCTCCTTCCACATGGAGATGCTGGTGAACGTGGACGCCGCCCATGCCTTCCTGCTCCTCTCAGACCTCCGTCGGAGGCCCGAATGGGACAAGCACTACCG GAGCGTGGAGCTAGTGCAGCAGGTGGACGAGGATGATGCCATCTACCACATCATCAGCCCCGCCCTCGGTGGTGACCCCAAGCCCCAGGATTTTGTGATCCTGGCCTCTCGGCGGAAGCCTTGTGACAACAG GGACCCCTATGTCATTGCGATGAGGTCAGTTACGCTGCCCACGCACCTCGAGACCTCGGAGCACAGGCGTGGGGAGACCATCTGCTCAGGCTTCTGCTTCTGGCACGAGGGGGATCAGTGGACCAAG GTGTCCTACTATAACCAGGCCACCCCAGGCTTTCTCAAGTACGTGACCACCAACGTGACTGGCCTCTCGTCTGCGTTCTACACCACCTTCAAGGCTTGTGAGCAGTTCCTCCTGGACAACCGCAACGATCTGGCCCCCAGCCTCCAGACCCTCTAG